A genomic stretch from Peromyscus eremicus chromosome 6, PerEre_H2_v1, whole genome shotgun sequence includes:
- the LOC131912675 gene encoding large ribosomal subunit protein eL29, which yields MAKSKNHTTHNQSRKWHRNGIKKPRSQRYESLKGVDPKFLRNMRFAKKHNKKGLKKMQANNAKAVSARAEAIKALVKPKAVKPKMPKGPSRKLSRLAFIAHPKLGKRIRSYMAKGRRLCQPKPKAQTKAEASAPAQAPKGAQAPVKAP from the coding sequence ATGGCCAAGTCCAagaaccacaccacacacaaccagTCTCGAAAATGGCACAGAAATGGTATCAAGAAACCCCGGTCACAAAGATACGAATCTCTTAAGGGGGTGGACCCCAAGTTCCTGAGGAACATGCGCTTTGCCAAGAAGCACAACAAGAAAGGCCTGAAGAAGATGCAGGCCAACAACGCAAAGGCAGTGAGTGCGCGTGCAGAGGCCATCAAGGCCCTTGTGAAGCCCAAGGCGGTTAAGCCCAAAATGCCAAAGGGCCCCAGCCGCAAGCTCAGCCGTCTCGCGTTCATCGCTCACCCCAAGCTCGGGAAGCGGATTAGAAGCTACATGGCCAAGGGTCGTAGGCTCTGCCAGCCAAAGCCCAAGGCTCAAACCAAGGCAGAggcctcagctccagctcaggctcCCAAAGGTGCCCAGGCCCCTGTGAAGGCCCCATAG